The Algoriphagus sanaruensis genome window below encodes:
- a CDS encoding T9SS type A sorting domain-containing protein codes for MNLFSKILIGLMLMLPVIAGAQQVRVLSETVDFQGEIGSNQRKTVILQNESNQPKVFLLKALRGNVGSSQKVKICLGEQCFDPKKDLAKILIELDPWQIYTDLYLEFEMGIVETRGSFELLFSSPQNIRENFVVEARYEVKSDRVADFQHKDIALSEIYPNPSNRIAQLDYELINPKAKAKIAINSFIGNPVAEYELDPSRSSLVINVSDFQPGVYFYTLFVDNKNVVTKKLQVKK; via the coding sequence ATGAATCTTTTCTCAAAAATACTGATTGGGCTGATGCTAATGCTTCCGGTAATTGCCGGTGCGCAGCAGGTTCGGGTATTAAGTGAGACGGTAGATTTTCAAGGTGAGATTGGATCAAATCAGCGTAAGACGGTCATTCTTCAAAATGAATCCAATCAGCCTAAAGTTTTTTTGTTGAAAGCGCTACGAGGAAATGTAGGTTCTTCTCAGAAAGTGAAAATTTGTTTGGGTGAACAATGTTTTGACCCTAAAAAAGACCTCGCCAAAATTTTGATTGAGCTCGACCCCTGGCAGATTTACACTGATTTGTATTTGGAGTTTGAGATGGGAATTGTCGAAACCCGAGGAAGTTTTGAACTTTTGTTTTCCAGCCCTCAAAATATCAGGGAAAATTTTGTCGTTGAAGCTCGATATGAGGTCAAATCAGATCGGGTAGCCGATTTTCAACATAAGGATATCGCTCTAAGTGAAATTTATCCAAATCCCAGTAACCGGATTGCACAGTTGGATTATGAGTTAATTAATCCAAAAGCGAAAGCTAAAATTGCCATTAATAGCTTTATTGGTAATCCAGTTGCAGAATATGAATTAGATCCAAGTAGATCCTCATTGGTTATCAATGTGTCGGATTTTCAGCCTGGGGTTTATTTCTACACGCTTTTTGTCGACAATAAAAATGTTGTCACCAAAAAGCTTCAGGTCAAAAAGTAG
- a CDS encoding outer membrane protein assembly factor BamD, with amino-acid sequence MRANFFISFALLLLISSCGPFAKLEKSTNWEELYNGANKYYQEGEYGKAIILYEKVLPIIKGSEKAELAEYNYANCHFKTKRYIEAAGYFNTFYRTYSRSPLAEEALFMNAYSLYLDAPDYNLDQKSSQEAVTAIQQFITRFPSSASYERALEMLKDLEGRFEQKAFAEAEMYYRLKDGLFPGDFYRACIINFQNFAKDYPESKHNEELAYKLVEVGYGYAKNSAFDKKEERLNDALKFASTFYRKYPNSAFIAEVKKFEDETKEELDSHLKLKKQTAENQTTAEKNESEN; translated from the coding sequence ATGCGCGCCAATTTCTTCATTTCCTTTGCTTTACTTCTTTTGATTTCATCCTGTGGTCCTTTTGCCAAACTGGAAAAAAGTACCAATTGGGAGGAGCTTTACAATGGGGCTAACAAGTATTACCAAGAAGGAGAATATGGAAAAGCCATCATTTTGTATGAAAAGGTTTTGCCGATCATTAAGGGTTCTGAGAAGGCTGAACTAGCAGAGTATAATTATGCTAACTGCCATTTCAAAACCAAGAGATACATCGAGGCGGCTGGCTATTTCAATACATTTTACAGAACCTACAGCAGAAGTCCATTGGCTGAAGAGGCATTGTTTATGAATGCATATTCACTCTACTTGGATGCTCCAGATTACAACCTAGATCAAAAAAGCAGTCAAGAAGCAGTCACTGCGATTCAGCAGTTTATTACGCGCTTCCCATCCTCGGCTAGCTACGAGCGAGCTTTGGAAATGCTGAAAGATTTGGAGGGTAGATTTGAACAAAAGGCATTTGCTGAGGCAGAAATGTACTATCGATTGAAAGATGGTCTTTTCCCTGGGGACTTCTACCGAGCTTGCATTATCAATTTCCAGAATTTTGCCAAGGATTATCCAGAAAGCAAGCATAATGAGGAATTGGCATATAAGCTTGTGGAAGTAGGATACGGCTACGCAAAGAATAGTGCTTTTGATAAGAAAGAGGAACGCTTAAATGATGCGCTTAAATTTGCATCTACGTTTTACAGAAAATATCCAAATAGTGCTTTTATCGCGGAAGTGAAAAAATTTGAGGATGAAACCAAAGAGGAATTGGATTCTCATCTCAAACTCAAAAAACAAACTGCGGAAAATCAGACCACCGCTGAAAAAAACGAGTCTGAAAATTAA
- a CDS encoding DNA-directed RNA polymerase subunit omega produces the protein MAVNPSIVTRDLDKISETTGNVYESIHIVGQRAKQISSNLKEELNNKLSEFASSVDNLEEVFENKEQIEISKFYERMPKPSTLAMEEFIEGKVYHRYPDQEEGE, from the coding sequence ATGGCAGTCAATCCATCCATCGTTACCCGTGACTTAGATAAGATTTCCGAAACAACCGGTAATGTCTATGAGTCCATCCATATCGTGGGACAGCGAGCAAAACAAATCTCTTCAAACTTGAAAGAAGAGCTTAATAACAAGCTTTCTGAGTTTGCTTCATCCGTGGACAATTTGGAAGAAGTATTTGAAAACAAGGAGCAAATTGAAATCTCCAAGTTTTACGAGCGTATGCCAAAACCTTCTACTCTTGCAATGGAAGAGTTTATTGAAGGAAAGGTGTATCACAGATACCCTGACCAAGAGGAAGGAGAATAA
- the coaBC gene encoding bifunctional phosphopantothenoylcysteine decarboxylase/phosphopantothenate--cysteine ligase CoaBC encodes MSLSGKRILLGVTGSIAAYKSALLVRLLIKAGAEVQVIMSTSALDFITPLTLATLSKRPVLSQFWEKETGEWSNHVELGLWADLFVIAPLSANTLGKMANGICDNLLLATYLSARCPVMVCPAMDLDMYQHPAVKTNLNRLISFGNSVLEATSGELASGLVGQGRMAEPQSICQEIEFFFNRKKDFLGKRVLITLGPTQENIDPVRFISNHSSGKMGFEIAKAFQHAGAIVSVVAGPVHLDLSQFTTHRVTSANEMFEVANRLHSEQDICVFAAAVADYAPSEIAKEKIKKLDSEAVIHLKKNPDIALELGRKKKPNQLHIGFALETEQEERYALEKLHKKNLDWIVLNSARDEGAGFKVDTNKVSIFHSSGRVTHSAVIPKSEVAQLILNEIKLG; translated from the coding sequence ATGAGTCTTTCAGGCAAGCGGATACTTTTAGGAGTAACAGGTAGCATTGCTGCCTACAAGTCTGCTTTGCTTGTACGATTATTAATTAAAGCTGGAGCAGAAGTACAAGTAATCATGAGTACTTCTGCTCTTGATTTTATTACCCCTCTCACTTTAGCAACCCTGTCCAAACGGCCAGTGCTATCTCAGTTTTGGGAGAAGGAAACTGGTGAATGGTCCAATCATGTAGAACTCGGGCTTTGGGCTGATCTTTTTGTAATTGCTCCTTTGAGTGCCAATACCTTGGGTAAAATGGCGAATGGCATTTGCGATAACTTACTTTTAGCTACCTATCTATCCGCCCGGTGCCCTGTGATGGTTTGCCCTGCGATGGATTTGGATATGTATCAACATCCGGCCGTAAAAACTAATTTGAATCGTTTGATTTCGTTTGGGAATAGCGTGCTAGAAGCCACTTCTGGTGAACTTGCAAGCGGCTTGGTAGGACAAGGTAGAATGGCTGAACCGCAAAGCATTTGCCAAGAAATTGAATTTTTTTTCAACAGAAAGAAGGATTTTCTTGGTAAAAGAGTCCTGATCACTTTAGGGCCAACGCAAGAAAATATTGACCCCGTCCGGTTTATAAGTAATCATTCAAGCGGGAAAATGGGTTTTGAAATTGCGAAGGCATTTCAACATGCAGGAGCAATTGTATCTGTAGTAGCTGGACCTGTACACCTTGATCTTTCCCAATTCACAACGCATCGGGTTACTTCTGCCAACGAAATGTTTGAAGTAGCAAATCGCCTTCATAGCGAACAAGATATCTGTGTTTTTGCAGCCGCTGTAGCGGATTATGCCCCTTCCGAAATTGCAAAAGAGAAAATAAAGAAATTGGATTCTGAGGCCGTAATTCACCTGAAGAAGAATCCTGATATTGCCCTAGAACTAGGGCGAAAAAAGAAACCGAACCAGCTACATATCGGGTTTGCCTTAGAAACTGAGCAAGAAGAAAGGTATGCCTTGGAAAAGCTCCATAAGAAAAACTTAGACTGGATCGTTTTAAATTCAGCTAGAGATGAAGGGGCGGGATTTAAGGTAGATACCAATAAAGTGAGTATTTTCCATTCTTCTGGGAGGGTGACCCATTCGGCTGTTATTCCAAAATCCGAGGTTGCTCAATTGATCCTAAATGAGATCAAACTCGGATAA
- a CDS encoding DUF4835 family protein, with amino-acid sequence MKLFLALGITILISISGFAQELNFKVIINSDRSRIQNTDVFNQMKASFEQFLNGRSWTNDEYRPEERIKGNMLITINDVPQIGVYNATVQVQVVRPVYGTNYESLVFNFADRNWNFEYIESQPLEFNRFTFLNNISSLLAFYANIALGIDYDTFSSKGGNPFFEVANDIVNNAQQSGRPGWVQNPNDRRSRFWLINDIYISSVYAPIREAYYLYHRQGMDLLLSDPDTAYSNILEAIRLVAGANKVQPNGILTISFMDAKGEEISQVLKNAPFELRDEAVKLLLEVDPNNARKYNELLRS; translated from the coding sequence ATGAAGTTATTCCTTGCGTTGGGTATTACGATTTTGATTTCCATTTCGGGATTTGCGCAGGAATTGAATTTCAAAGTCATTATCAACAGTGACCGTTCTCGAATTCAGAATACAGATGTTTTCAATCAAATGAAGGCAAGCTTTGAGCAGTTTTTGAATGGAAGATCCTGGACTAATGACGAATATCGACCCGAGGAGCGGATCAAGGGGAATATGCTGATTACGATCAATGACGTGCCCCAGATCGGAGTTTATAATGCCACGGTTCAAGTTCAGGTAGTACGGCCCGTTTATGGGACTAATTACGAGTCCTTGGTTTTTAATTTTGCTGACCGGAACTGGAATTTTGAATATATCGAGTCTCAGCCACTGGAATTCAACCGATTTACTTTTCTGAATAACATCAGTTCATTATTGGCTTTTTATGCCAATATCGCTCTAGGAATCGATTATGATACCTTTTCGAGCAAAGGGGGAAATCCTTTTTTTGAAGTGGCGAATGACATCGTAAATAATGCTCAGCAGTCCGGTCGACCGGGATGGGTTCAGAATCCCAATGATCGGAGAAGTAGATTTTGGCTGATCAATGATATCTACATTTCCTCTGTCTATGCTCCCATCCGAGAGGCATATTACTTGTATCATAGACAAGGAATGGATCTTTTGCTTTCGGATCCCGATACGGCCTACTCCAATATTTTAGAGGCAATTCGGTTAGTAGCAGGTGCGAATAAAGTGCAGCCAAATGGCATTCTTACCATTAGCTTTATGGATGCAAAGGGTGAGGAAATCTCGCAAGTGTTGAAAAATGCGCCTTTTGAATTGCGAGATGAGGCGGTCAAACTTTTGCTCGAAGTTGATCCGAATAATGCCAGAAAGTATAATGAGCTTTTGAGAAGCTAA
- the recN gene encoding DNA repair protein RecN produces MLKSLTISNYALIDQLNLVPSEGLSMITGETGAGKSIMLGAVGLLLGNRAETKVLLDEDKKCVVEGVFEVSDYGLQEFFAENELDYEQQCIIRREISPGGKSRSFVNDTPVLLDVLKQLGVKLMDVHSQHDTLLLGDGVFQLGLVDAFARTQADLKAYQDAFKAYKRAKKSWEELKQKASELQKESDFNQYLLEELSALILVEGEQAELESHQEVLENAEEIKLKINEILSIFQDEQFGANNALGQAQQIFGSLERLAHKFSGLRERFQSVFIELKDIQDTLSDEESKVEVDFGKLEEIRIRLSKIYQLQKKHGVNTVEDLMQIEKELAEKVFLVQNLDEQLGLSEKEFLASESKMMAAGKKLSAARKSCFELFEKSLEDLIKGLGMENAKIRIESREVKPSESGIDEVDFLFSANKGSQPQALKKVASGGEFSRLLFAIKYLMADKMALPTLIFDEIDTGISGEVALQMVTMMREISKNHQVICITHLPQVAAKGEKHFFVFKDHSSEKTISKIKQLSLDERAEELAKMIAGANPSASALASAWELLKG; encoded by the coding sequence ATGCTCAAATCACTGACTATTTCCAATTACGCTTTAATTGATCAACTGAACCTTGTTCCGAGTGAGGGATTAAGTATGATCACCGGTGAGACAGGAGCGGGGAAATCAATCATGCTGGGTGCTGTTGGACTGTTGTTAGGAAACCGAGCAGAAACGAAAGTGCTGTTGGACGAGGATAAAAAATGTGTCGTAGAAGGCGTTTTTGAAGTTTCTGATTATGGGCTTCAAGAATTTTTTGCAGAAAACGAATTAGACTACGAGCAACAATGCATCATTCGTCGCGAGATTAGCCCGGGGGGGAAATCACGTTCTTTCGTGAATGACACTCCGGTGTTGTTGGATGTTCTGAAACAACTTGGAGTAAAGTTGATGGACGTTCATTCCCAACACGACACCTTATTATTGGGTGACGGAGTTTTTCAACTTGGTTTAGTGGATGCTTTTGCACGCACTCAAGCCGACCTTAAAGCCTATCAGGATGCATTCAAGGCTTATAAAAGAGCAAAAAAATCTTGGGAGGAATTAAAGCAGAAAGCCTCAGAATTACAGAAGGAGTCAGATTTCAATCAATATTTATTGGAGGAGCTCAGTGCGTTAATTCTCGTGGAGGGGGAGCAGGCTGAGTTGGAGTCCCACCAGGAAGTGCTAGAAAATGCCGAGGAAATCAAGTTAAAGATCAATGAGATCCTTTCCATTTTTCAGGATGAGCAATTTGGAGCCAATAATGCTTTGGGGCAGGCCCAGCAGATTTTTGGCAGTTTGGAGCGTCTAGCTCATAAATTTTCGGGATTAAGGGAGCGCTTTCAGTCGGTATTTATTGAATTAAAAGATATCCAGGATACCTTATCGGATGAGGAGAGTAAAGTGGAGGTGGATTTCGGTAAGCTGGAGGAAATTCGGATTCGTTTATCCAAGATTTACCAATTGCAAAAAAAGCATGGAGTAAATACGGTTGAAGACCTGATGCAAATAGAAAAGGAACTTGCAGAGAAGGTGTTCCTCGTTCAGAACTTAGATGAACAGTTGGGATTATCGGAAAAAGAGTTTTTGGCATCAGAATCCAAAATGATGGCAGCAGGAAAGAAATTGAGCGCTGCTAGAAAGTCTTGCTTTGAACTGTTCGAGAAATCATTGGAAGACCTTATCAAGGGATTGGGTATGGAAAATGCCAAAATTAGAATTGAATCCAGAGAAGTAAAACCATCCGAATCGGGAATTGATGAGGTGGACTTTCTTTTCTCTGCGAACAAAGGCAGTCAGCCCCAAGCACTCAAAAAAGTAGCTTCAGGCGGTGAATTTTCAAGACTACTCTTTGCGATTAAATACCTGATGGCCGATAAAATGGCTTTGCCTACGCTTATTTTTGATGAAATCGATACGGGGATTTCTGGGGAAGTGGCCCTCCAAATGGTAACAATGATGCGAGAGATTTCAAAAAATCACCAGGTTATCTGCATTACTCATTTACCTCAGGTAGCGGCAAAAGGAGAAAAGCACTTCTTTGTGTTTAAAGATCATTCTTCCGAAAAAACGATCAGTAAGATCAAACAACTCTCTCTAGATGAGCGAGCAGAAGAACTTGCAAAAATGATTGCAGGAGCCAATCCTTCTGCCTCAGCATTGGCGAGTGCGTGGGAGCTTTTGAAGGGTTGA
- a CDS encoding enoyl-ACP reductase FabI: protein MPENLLKGKVGIITGALDENSIAWKTALKVKEQGGRFVLTNAPIAMRMGAIKELAEECNTIVIPADATVVEDIEKLYAEAKEFLGGNFDFLLHSIGMSPNIRKGRSYGDLNYEWAMKSYDVSAISFHKMMHVAEKMDIMNEWASIIGLSYIAAQRVYPFYTDMADAKALLESIARGYGYRFGKLKKVRVNTISQSPTKTTAGTGIGGFDSFFNFAEALSPLGNASAESCADYIVTMFSDLTRMVTMQNLFHDGGYSFTGISEEIMEQFKDL, encoded by the coding sequence ATGCCAGAAAATTTGCTTAAAGGAAAGGTAGGGATCATCACCGGAGCTTTGGACGAAAACTCTATCGCTTGGAAAACTGCCCTGAAAGTTAAAGAACAGGGTGGTCGATTTGTACTGACCAATGCTCCCATTGCCATGCGAATGGGTGCAATCAAAGAATTAGCGGAAGAATGTAATACCATTGTTATTCCAGCTGATGCCACAGTGGTTGAGGATATTGAAAAACTATATGCTGAAGCGAAAGAATTTCTAGGCGGGAATTTTGATTTCCTTTTGCATTCCATCGGCATGTCTCCAAACATTAGAAAAGGAAGATCTTATGGTGATTTGAACTACGAATGGGCCATGAAATCCTATGATGTTTCGGCGATTTCATTTCATAAAATGATGCATGTCGCTGAAAAGATGGATATCATGAATGAATGGGCTTCCATCATTGGACTTTCATACATTGCTGCCCAGCGGGTATATCCATTTTATACCGATATGGCTGATGCAAAAGCTTTGTTGGAAAGTATTGCCAGAGGCTATGGATATCGTTTTGGAAAATTGAAGAAAGTTCGAGTTAATACCATTTCTCAATCTCCAACCAAAACCACGGCAGGTACTGGTATCGGAGGATTTGATTCATTCTTCAATTTTGCCGAGGCACTTTCTCCGCTAGGAAATGCTTCTGCGGAATCTTGTGCCGATTACATTGTTACCATGTTCTCTGATTTGACTAGAATGGTGACTATGCAAAACCTTTTCCACGATGGAGGATATTCATTTACCGGAATATCTGAGGAGATCATGGAGCAATTCAAAGATTTATAA